A single region of the Triticum dicoccoides isolate Atlit2015 ecotype Zavitan chromosome 2B, WEW_v2.0, whole genome shotgun sequence genome encodes:
- the LOC119365224 gene encoding tRNA pseudouridine synthase Pus10-like, producing MTATNAATAAASDAEARSILERAAAASFPPLHAVHHLLSVGVCVRCIFRMFGAFSHACSCASLTVSFFHSFLEEHDDSAKGGSCSCLSTDEACCSICFGILLPTCHKDEGVVLFDDISRIDIITSMVSQAIQREGYQIDGFSLEISLPAVVAANERAIRLYMKEKYGSENWFKDEIFSQQTMSVKEGLRLLIVPSLEKQLGVKHGDNSFRIRLTYTHDDASLKLKRLLPNDSNRKRKAESREGNDTRRNSTYDDKQTLSETDSFIHKSLEGIQDQEFCSLFELPPEKVSKPCHLVMTFLRSPIYIGGRYLKLSRNVSQSCWIIDDERMGEASVEEIIKESVCAISRGDGYKFHAAGREDIDVRMLGSGRPFLIEVLNVRSIPSAIEIQQISDKINSSEKKHVRIRNLKLVDNEIWAMMREGEAEKQKQYAALIWTSSPLTDDDLQKISVIKDMEIVQNTPVRVLHRRSPLERKRIIHWMEIEKVEGSSNYYLLHLCTQAGTYIKEFVHGDLGRTNPSIGSMLRCRAEILQLDVTDVKMDLLQ from the exons ATGACGGCCACAaacgcggcgacggcggcggcgtcggACGCGGAGGCCAGGAGCATACTCGAGCGGGCCGCGGCGGCATCCTTCCCGCCTCTCCACGCCGTCCACCACCTCCTCTCCGTCGGG GTTTGTGTGCGATGCATCTTTCGCATGTTTGGAGCCTTTAGCCATGCCTGCTCATGTGCGTCTCTTACGGTCTCTTTCTTCCATTCATTTCTTGAAGAGCATGATGATTCCGCAAAAGGCGGGTCTTGCTCATGTTTGTCAACGGATGAAGCATGCTGCTCTATTTGCTTTGGAATATTGCTACCCACCTGCCATAAGGATGAGGGTGTAGTACTGTTTGATGACATTTCTCGTATCGACATAATTACTTCAATGGTATCTCAAGCAATACAAAGAGAGGGTTATCAAATTGATGGGTTTTCTTTAGAAATTTCACTGCCTGCAGTTGTAGCAGCGAATGAACGTGCCATCAG GTTATATATGAAAGAAAAATATGGCAGTGAAAATTGGTTCAAGGACGAAATATTTTCTCAACAAACGATGTCAGTGAAGGAGGGTCTGAGACTGCTGATAGTACCATCGCTCGAGAAACAACTG GGTGTTAAGCACGGTGACAATTCATTTCGAATTCGCTTAACATATACTCATGATGATGCTTCACTGAAGCTCAAACGTTTATTGCCAAATGACAGTAACCGTAAAAGGAAAGCAG AGTCAAGAGAAGGAAATGATACTAGAAGGAACTCAACATATGATGATAAACAGACATTAAGTGAAACAGATTCATTCATCCACAAGTCCCTCGAGGGTATTCAAGATCAAGAATTCTGTAGTTTATTTGAGTTGCCTCCTGAAAAG GTGTCCAAACCTTGCCATCTTGTGATGACCTTCCTAAGGTCGCCCATATATATTGGCGGAAGATACTTGAAG CTTTCAAGAAATGTCAGTCAGTCATGTTGGATAATTGATGATGAAAGAATGGGGGAAGCATCAGTTGAG GAGATAATTAAAGAGAGTGTATGTGCCATCTCCAGAGGTGATGGCTACAAGTTCCATGCTGCTGGAAGAGAAGATATCGAT GTACGGATGCTTGGATCTGGTCGTCCATTTCTAATTGAAGTCCTGAATGTGCGatcgattccatctgcgattgaaatTCAACAAATTTCTGACAAGATTAATAGCTCCGAAAAGAAACAT GTCAGAATTAGAAATCTCAAGTTGGTAGACAATGAAATATGGGCCATGATGCGTGAAGGGGAAGCAGAGAAGCAG AAGCAGTATGCTGCCCTCATATGGACTTCTAGTCCTCTGACGGATGATGACCTGCAGAAAATTTCTGTTATTAAGGATATG GAAATTGTACAAAATACCCCCGTAAGGGTTCTTCACCGAAGAAGCCCGTTGGAGCGGAAACGGATTATACATTG GATGGAGATTGAGAAAGTTGAAGGCAGCTCAAACTATTACTTGTTGCATCTCTGCACTCAG GCAGGAACATACATTAAGGAGTTTGTGCACGGTGATCTTGGACGCACAAATCCGAG TATTGGTTCCATGCTACGTTGCAGAGCCGAGATACTGCAACTCGATGTCACGGACGTTAAGATGGACTTGCTGCAATAG
- the LOC119361056 gene encoding GDSL esterase/lipase At5g55050-like: protein MAGRGGAFALVALCMLELALLHGAGAGAGERLVPAMFVFGDSTVDVGNNNLLPVCKPECRANYPQYGVDHPSHAPTGRFSNGYNLADQIAKLLGFNESPPAFLSLQAEGIIPRMNDGINFASGGSGLQNQTGEHCGGVYSMADQLEEFTLVVKMMGNSSYDLISRSLFFISVGSNDLFEYAHAKNPPPNRNDTAFLKCLVDSYKTYLQELHALGARKFSIVSPSLVGCCPSQRAAALQHHNDFDELHCFRPANNLSKQLYALLASKLQELGGDLDGMHYSICDSAGMAEMVFTPGGAKDPTVVDTACCAGPGPFGVGLCNTSATLCPNRTNFVFWDSFHPTEYASGLAASALFIDNGKFVRPINVGQLAAL, encoded by the exons ATGGCCGGCCGCGGCGGGGCGTTCGCGCTCGTTGCGCTGTGCATGCTCGAGCTCGCGCTGTTAcatggcgccggcgccggcgctgggGAGCGGCTCGTGCCGGCCATGTTCGTGTTCGGAGACTCGACGGTGGACGTCGGCAACAACAACCTGCTGCCGGTCTGCAAGCCCGAATGCAGGGCCAACTACCCGCAGTACGGCGTCGACCACCCCTCCCACGCGCCCACCGGCCGCTTCAGCAATGGATACAACCTCGCTGACCAGATAG CTAAATTACTTGGATTCAACGAGAGCCCACCCGCTTTCCTCTCCCTCCAGGCCGAGGGCATCATTCCACGTATGAATGACGGCATCAACTTTGCATCGGGAGGGTCAGGGCTGCAGAACCAAACGGGCGAACAT TGCGGAGGAGTCTACAGCATGGCCGACCAACTGGAGGAGTTCACGTTGGTCGTCAAGATGATGGGGAACAGCTCGTACGACCTCATCTCCAGATCACTCTTCTTCATCAGCGTCGGCAGCAACGACCTGTTCGAGTACGCCCATGCAAAGAACCCGCCCCCTAACCGCAACGATACCGCCTTCCTGAAATGCCTCGTCGACTCTTACAAGACCTATTTGCAG GAGCTGCATGCGCTCGGGGCGAGGAAGTTCAGCATCGTCAGCCCGTCGCTGGTGGGGTGCTGCCCGTCGCAGAGGGCGGCCGCGCTGCAACATCACAATGACTTCGACGAGCTCCACTGCTTCCGCCCGGCGAACAACCTCTCCAAGCAACTCTACGCATTGCTAGCCTcgaagctccaggagctcggcggtGATCTGGACGGCATGCACTACTCCATCTGCGACTCGGCGGGGATGGCCGAGATGGTCTTCACACCCGGCGGCGCGAAAG ACCCAACGGTGGTGGATACGGCCTGCTGCGCCGGCCCAGGGCCGTTCGGGGTGGGCCTGTGCAACACCTCCGCCACGCTATGCCCCAACCGCACCAACTTCGTGTTCTGGGACAGCTTCCACCCGACGGAATATGCGTCGGGTTTGGCCGCGTCTGCGCTCTTCATCGACAACGGCAAATTCGTCCGCCCGATCAACGTGGGGCAGCTGGCGGCGCTGTAG
- the LOC119365225 gene encoding sucrose synthase 7-like, whose product MASTKLSFKRMDSVAETMPDALRQSRYQMKRCFQRYVSKGRRLLKNQQLMEELERSLDDKVEKEKLVEGFLGYIICSTQEAVVLPPFVAFAVRMNPGIWEYVKVHADDLSVEGITPSEYLKFKETLYDEKWAKDDNSLEVDFGALDLSTPRLTLPSSIGNGMQFVSKFMSSKLNGKPESMKPLLDYLLTLNYRGEKLMVNDTIDTVNKLQTALLLAEVFVSGLPKFTPYLKFEQRFQEWGLEKGWGENAERCKETLNFLSEVLQAPDPINMEKFFSRVPSIFNIVVFSIHGYFGQEKVLGLPDTGGQVVYILDQVRSMEEELLQRIKLQGLHITPKILVLTRLIPDSKGTKCNVELEPVENTKYSHILRVPFKTEDGKDLRQWVSRFDIYPYLERYAQDASTKILDILEGKPDLIIGNYTDGNLVASLMSSKLGVTQGTIAHALEKTKYEDSDTKWRELDQKYHFSCQFTADMIAMNTTDFIITSTYQEIAGSKEKPGQYEHHYAFTMPGLCRYATGINVFDPKFNIAAPGADQSVYFPFTQKQKRLTALHPQIEELLYSKEDTDEHIGYLADRSKPIIFSMARLDKVKNITGLVEWYGQNKKVRDLVNLVVVAGLLNAAQSKDREEIDEINKMHNLIDKYQLKGQIRWIKAQTDRVRNGELYRYIADTKGAFVQPALYEAFGLTVIEAMNCGLPTFATNQGGPAEIIVDGVSGFHINPMNGREAGTKIADFFQKCKEDPGYWNKMSTAGLQRIYECYTWKIYATKVLNMGSMYGFWRTLNKEERVAKQRYLQMFYNLQFRNLVKTVPRVGEQPPRAAATTGAAAERNQIVARPRERKPQGRVQRMMTSLLGPKPPTYEQNGYK is encoded by the exons ATGGCCTCCACCAAGCTCAGCTTCAAGAGGATGGACAGCGTCGCCGAGACCATGCCCGACGCGCTGCGGCAGAGCCGCTACCAGATGAAGAGGTGCTTCCAGCGCTACGTGTCCAAAGGCCGCAGGCTCCTCAAGAACCAGCAGCTCATGGAGGAGCTCGAGAGGTCGCTCGACGACAAGGTCGAGAAGGAGAAGCTCGTCGAAGGCTTCCTCGGCTACATCATTTGTTCCACCCAG GAAGCAGTAGTGCTACCACCGTTCGTCGCGTTCGCCGTCAGAATGAACCCCGGCATCTGGGAGTACGTCAAGGTTCACGCCGATGATCTGTCGGTCGAAGGAATCACGCCGTCCGAGTACCTCAAGTTCAAAGAGACGTTATACGATGAGAAATG GGCCAAGGATGACAACTCGCTCGAGGTTGATTTCGGCGCTCTTGACCTCTCAACACCTCGTCTGACACTTCCCTCGTCCATAGGGAACGGGATGCAGTTCGTCTCCAAGTTCATGTCTTCGAAGCTGAATGGCAAGCCTGAAAGCATGAAGCCGTTGCTCGACTATTTACTCACTCTGAACTACCGCGGAGAG AAGCTGATGGTTAACGACACAATCGACACGGTGAACAAGCTTCAGACAGCGCTGCTCCTCGCAGAAGTTTTTGTCAGTGGGCTGCCAAAATTCACACCATATTTGAAATTTGAACAAAG ATTTCAAGAGTGGGGATTGGAGAAAGGGTGGGGTGAAAATGCCGAGAGGTGCAAGGAGACGTTGAATTTCCTATCTGAAGTTCTCCAGGCGCCGGATCCTATCAACATGGAGAAGTTCTTCAGCAGGGTTCCATCCATATTTAACATTGTTGTCTTCTCTATCCATGGTTACTTTGGCCAAGAGAAGGTTCTAGGCTTGCCAGACACCGGCGGTCAG GTTGTCTACATCCTGGACCAAGTCAGGTCCATGGAAGAGGAGCTTCTGCAAAGAATCAAGCTGCAGGGTTTGCATATAACACCAAAGATTCTTGTG CTAACAAGACTGATACCAGATTCCAAAGGCACAAAgtgtaatgtggagcttgaaccagttGAAAACACAAAATATTCACACATACTACGTGTGCCGTTCAAGACTGAAGATGGGAAGGATTTGCGCCAGTGGGTTTCCCGGTTCGACATTTACCCTTACCTGGAGAGATATGCTCAG GATGCCTCTACCAAAATTCTTGACATTCTAGAGGGCAAACCAGACTTGATCATTGGCAACTACACCGATGGCAACTTGGTGGCGTCCCTCATGTCGAGCAAACTAGGAGTCACACAG GGAACGATAGCGCATGCTCTCGAAAAGACGAAGTATGAGGACTCGGATACCAAGTGGAGAGAGCTGGACCAGAAGTACCACTTCTCCTGTCAATTCACTGCTGATATGATTGCCATGAACACTACTGACTTTATCATCACTAGCACATACCAAGAAATCGCTGGAAG caaagaGAAGCCTGGCCAGTATGAACACCACTATGCATTCACAATGCCCGGCCTTTGCCGCTACGCCACGGGCATCAATGTCTTCGACCCGAAGTTCAACATTGCTGCACCTGGCGCCGATCAGTCCGTCTACTTTCCCTTCACACAGAAGCAGAAGCGGCTGACAGCTTTACACCCACAGATTGAGGAGTTGCTGTACAGTAAGGAGGACACAGATGAACACAT AGGGTATCTGGCAGACAGAAGTAAGCCAATCATCTTCTCGATGGCGAGGCTGGACAAGGTGAAGAACATCACCGGACTAGTCGAGTGGTATGGTCAGAACAAGAAGGTCAGGGACCTCGTGAACCTCGTCGTCGTTGCAGGTCTCCTGAATGCTGCACAGTCCAAGGACCGGGAAGAGATAGACGAGATCAACAAGATGCACAATTTGATCGACAAGTACCAACTGAAAGGACAGATCCGCTGGATCAAGGCTCAAACTGACCGTGTCCGTAACGGAGAGCTGTACCGTTACATTGCAGATACAAAGGGTGCATTTGTTCAG CCTGCTCTCTATGAAGCATTTGGGCTAACAGTCATCGAGGCGATGAACTGCGGGCTGCCAACCTTCGCGACAAACCAAGGAGGGCCGGCAGAGATCATCGTCGATGGGGTCTCGGGTTTCCACATAAACCCAATGAACGGCAGGGAGGCAGGCACCAAGATTGCAGACTTCTTCCAGAAGTGCAAGGAAGACCCAGGCTACTGGAACAAGATGTCCACTGCCGGGCTTCAGCGCATCTACGAATG CTACACATGGAAGATCTACGCAACTAAAGTGCTGAACATGGGGTCAATGTATGGCTTCTGGAGGActctgaacaaggaagagagagtgGCCAAACAACGCTACCTGCAGATGTTCTACAACCTTCAGTTCAGGAATCTG gTGAAGACCGTCCCCAGAGTAGGGGAGCAGCCTCCGAGAGCCGCAGCCACGACAGGCGCGGCGGCAGAGCGTAACCAAATCGTGGCAAGGCCGAGAGAAAG AAAGCCGCAGGGTCGGGTCCAGAG GATGATGACCAGCCTGCTCGGGCCGAAGCCGCCGACTTATGAACAGAACGGCTACAAATGA
- the LOC119365226 gene encoding coiled-coil domain-containing protein 124-like → MPKKMGVNSKAEAARERRSAEESDRRQRAERAKEEEYWREAEGSKSRAARRREEEAEKRAEAAARKAENRRLAEAEAAAVASAVSKTDARKANRVGAPAPKVTEAELVRRREEERLRLEREAEAAKKRAARTAEEEEYERVVLVANTNRDDSIIEASGVDEAIVRLSLVDTDAALPADRHPERRLKASFKAFEEAELPRLKEEKPGLTLKQYKDMIWKLWKKSPDNPLNKATE, encoded by the exons ATGCCGAAGAAGATGGGCGTCAACTCCAAGGCGGAGGCCGCCCGCGAGCGCCGCTCCGCCGAGGAGTCGGACCGCCGCCAGCGCGCcgagcgcgccaaggaggaggagtactggcgcgaggccgaggggtccaagtccCGCGCCGCGCGCCGCCGCGAGGAGGAGGCCGAGAAGCGCGCCGAGGCCGCCGCCCGCAAGGCCGAGAACCGCCGCCtcgccgaggccgaggccgccgccgtcgcctccgccGTGTCCAAGACGGACGCCCGCAAGGCCAACCGCGTCGGCGCCCCGGCCCCCAAGGTCACCGAGGCCGAGCTCGTGCGCCGCCGCGAGGAGGAGCGCCTGCGCCTCGAGcgcgaggccgaggccgccaagaagcgcGCCGCGCGCACCGCCGAGGAGGAGGAGTACGAGCGCGTCGTCCTCGTCGCCAACACCAACAGGGACGACTCCATCATCGAGGCCTCGGGCGTCGACGAGGCCATCGTGCGGTTGTCGCTTGTTGACACAGACGCGGCCTTGCCGGCAGACAGGCATCCTGAGCGCCGCCTCAAGGCATCATTCAAG GCATTTGAAGAGGCAGAGCTCCCTAGGCTGAAGGAAGAAAAGCCAGGCCTAACACTGAAACAGTACAAAGATATGATATGGAAGCTATGGAAGAAATCCCCAGACAACCCTCTGAACAAG GCAACTGAGTGA